One Pseudomonadota bacterium genomic window, TTCTCGCCGGCCGTCCATGGCCTGCCTGTGCGTGCCGCACGCAGACAGGCCGGCTTCCGAGGCGTCCGCCGCGAATCACATCGTGTGATTCGTTCGGCGGCCAATACCGCCTGCCTGTCGGCAGACAAGGCTATGAGCCAAGCCCGAACATCCTGTAATGTATCCCTGGCATTGCAAGTCAGAAAGTTGAGATCAACCATTAAAGTCTTATAAGTATGAGGATGCTCTCTTGACTATGGCCGGTCAATGGGCTAAAAATAGGGCCGTAAAATTTATAATTTCAATGGATCGACTAGCTTAATAAGTGAAACATTTTGCTTAAAAAAAAACATGCCATTTATTTTTTTCTCCTGCTCTCCCTGCTGGCACATCTGGGGCTTTTCTACTATTACCGTAGCTGGTCCCCTGAAATGGACCTGCAAAAACTTTTTGCTTCAACCAAAGAGCCTACGCCCATAAGCATTATAGAACTGCCACCGGAGAAAGACTCTCCAAAAAAACTCGAAAAAAAACCCATCAATCCCCGCTTCCTGGCCGAAAAAAACCGCCGGGCAGAACAGGAAACCCAACTTGAAAAACAAATTCCTGACTCCGGTCCCAACCGGATAAACCAACCGGCAACCCCACCGCCGGCCCCGAAAAAATCGGTGATTGCACGCCCGAAACCGGCAGTAAAACCAGCACCAAAGGTGCAAAAACAAGTGCCAAAGGTGCAAAAACAAGTACCAAAAGAGCCGCAAAAGACCGCCGAAAGCAAACGACGGCAGCCAATGGGTAAAGTACCGATAAGCCGCCAATCAAAAGCGCTGCAGGAAGCCAGGCGTTCGGTCAGCAAAAGAGAAACTCCAGAAGTAAAAAAATCATCAGAGGCAGCCAAAAAACTGTTCCCCAGCTATGATGAATTGACCCAAATCTCCCGGGAAAGTGCAAAAAAACAACGGGCGAGCAAGCTACCGGAAGACATTGACAGCGGCAAAAGTATTCAGCTGAATACGGCACAGTTCAAGTTCCATTCTTATTACATCAATCTAAAACGGAAGATAGAGCTAGTCTGGGAGTACCCGTATCTGGCCAGGGAATCAGGCCTGCAGGGCAGACTACTGATGAGATTTGTGATCAACCGGGATGGAAGTCTGGCGGAAGCCAAAGTATTACGATCATCTGGATTTGCACTGCTGGATCGGGAAGCCTTAAGGGCGGTTCGAGATGCCGCTCCTTTTCCACCATTACCGGCGCGAATGAACTCTGATCGCCTGGTTGTCAATGCCACCTTTGAATATCTACTTACTTACAAAACTATTCATTGATGGCGGTAAAACTTTATCTTCGACCTTATACCACAACCTTCGGTTTTACAACGCACGGGAAATGAATGGTGTAAGGTACAAGGTATACGGTTTATGGGGAACACCATTTTTACTTCAATGGCAAATTATGCTGCGGCAGCTTTATCTTTGGCAACCGGTTTGCTCTCTTTTTCCTTTTCGTTTTTGGCTCCTGTTTCACCGGCAGAACCCGTCTCTTTACCATTGTCATTTTTACTACCATTGCCCTTGCCATAATCGCTGACATACCAGCCCGACCCCTTTAAAATAAAACTGGTCGATGAAATTAATTTACTCACCGGCCCGCCACATTCAGGACATTCCTTAACCGGTTCATCGGTTATTTTCTGCAAGAGATCAAACTGGTGCTGGCATTTTTCGCAGCGGTATTCATATATCGGCATTTGACAAACTCCTTACAACAACTAACGCGGGCCTTGCCCGCAACCAAAATTTTATTTTACCATGAAGGACTGAAGAACATGAAGTTCAGTTAGAAAATCTTCAAGCTCTTCATGTCTTCATGGTTACATATTTTTCTTGTTTTTTTTATGACTGACTTTCAGTAGCAAGACACTAAATAGTATCATCTGAATTGAGCGATTAGCTTTTTAGCCGTTAGCTATTAGTTTAATGATTACAGGGGTTTCACTATATAAAGCTACCTGTTGGGTGTTGTACCTTATTAACGTAAAACCTTAATTTTAGTCAGCTAAATACTAAGAGCTAACTGCTCAACTTAGACATCATATAACCAGATGGAATTACTTACTTTTCCATCCGTCTAAGTTGTACTTTCAGCCGGCAGAAACAGGTCACAGGATTCCTTATACCCCCAGTTTCTGCCGTAAAAGCGCCGGGGCCATCTCCGGAATCGCAAAGGTTTTCAACCTGGACTTGAGCCCAGCAACCTGTTCCACCCGAGATTTTGGCAAGCCTAGCAACCCAGCCAAAAATTCGCGGCACATTTTGTTGGCCGCTCCTTCTACCGGCGGGGCTGTCAGGCTGATTTTTACCGCATCCCCATGGATGCCGAGAACACGATTCATGGACGCCCGCGGTTGAAGCTGCACCCGAAACAGCAGCCGACCCTTACTTTCCCGATACCACAAGCTCATCAGCAGAATACCAACTGCCCGCCGATACTTATCCGGCAATCAGCCGGAAAGTCGGAGGGCAAGGTCAAATAGCGATTTAACCAGAAAAGACTGGAGAAACATAATGATCAAAAAAACAATAATCGGGGAAAAATCCATCCCCATCCCATATGTGGGGATCATTCTCCTGACTCTGGAGAGCACCGGTTCCGTCACCTGGTAAATGAACCGGACAATCGCATTGTAAGGATCGGGATTCACCCAGGAAAGTACCGCTCGGGCAATAATAAGCCACATATAGAGAGAAAGGACAATATCCAGAATTTTGGCAAAACCTACCAGCAAATTACTCAAAACAAACATATCTCCTTCCCCCAAACGGGTTAAACCGCATGACCCACATCAACCTATCAAACCAACAACGGCTATTTGCCGGCCCGTTATACCATGCTCCCGGCGATAGGAAAAGAAAAAATTTTCGCAAGCCGTACACAGGTTTGCCACCTTTATTGCCGCTGGCAAAACCCCAAGCTCCTGAAGCTGCAAAACCTGCAACCGCACCAGGTCCAGATAATAATTGCCGGACAATTCCTCATGCCACTTATGGTCAACGGCAAAAGGCGGCTCTGCAGCAAATTTTTTTATAAGTTCTTCTCCTACCTGATAACAGCAATGACCGATACAGGGCCCCAGTAAAACCAACAAATCCGCTGGGGTAACCCCATAATTCATTTCCATGGCCCTCATTGTCCGGGGAACAACCCGGGCCAAGATACCTCGCCAGCCGGCGTGGACAGCAGCAACTGCCCGAGCCTGCCGGTCAATGAGTAAAACCGGCAGGCAGTCAGCAGTCATCATCCCCAGCAGAATGCCTCGCTCAGCAGTTATCAGTGAATCCGCCGGCTGAGCTTCCAGTTCATTAGCCGACATTGTGCCATCTACCGCCAGAAAACTGCAGCCATGAACCTGGGAGGCGGTATAGACAGGCACCCCTTCACTACCGGTCACAGCGACCGACAGCAAGCGGCGATTCTCCTTCACCCTCAGGGAATCGTCACCCACATGATAAGCCATGTTGGCAGTCGCATAGGGAGGATCACTTATCCCGCCCTTCCTGGTAGAAAAAGCAGCCCAAACCGGCAAACCGGTATCAATGGTAAAGTAGGAAATGGCTCCTGATCCGTCAAGGCCAAAAGCTAACTTGCTCTTCATTTAATTCCTGTCCAGGTCAAGCCGACGGAGTCTGCACAGTAAATCTTCCAGATCATCAGGAACCGGGGCAGTAAATTCCAGGTATTCCCCGGATCGTGGATGGACAAAACCCAGGAGTCTGGCATGCAGAACTTGTCGGGGGAAATTCCTTAAAAAGACCAGCTGAGCATCGCCGGCATACTGACGCTCAATACCTTTTTTTCCATAGACCTGATCCCCTACCAAAGGATGAGATGCTTCGCTCAGGTGAACACGAATCTGATGAGTACGGCCTGTTTCCAGCTTGAGACGTAAAAAGGTGGTCGCTGGTAACCGTTCAAGCACTTCATAGTGAGTGACTGCCCGCCGACCGCCCCGCATAACTGAAGCCATTTTTTTCCGGTCCCGGGGATTACGTCCCAAATTAGAGGCAAAACTTCCTTTTGGCTGTTTTATCCGACCATAAACAAGAGCTACATATTCCCTGGCGATGGTATGCTGTTTAAACTGCCGGGATAAATGTCGATGGGAAAAATCATCCTTGGCCACCACCAGCACCCCGGAGGTATCCCGATCAAGGCGATGAACAATACCCGGGCGCAACTCTCCCCCGATTCCAGCCAGATCATGGCAATGGTGCAAAAGTGCATTAACCAGGGTACCATCCCAGTTACCGGCGGCCGGGTGCACTACCAGTCCCGCCGGCTTATCCAGCACCAGTAAACTTTGGTCTTCATAGAAAATGTTCAGGGGGATAGCTTCGGGAAATACCCGGTGAGGCTTTGTCGGGGCCGGATTAACCAGGCTGATCTCTTCACCTCCAGTTAACAGAAATGAGGCTTTCCTGGCTTGGCCATCCACCAGCACAAGTCCTTCCCTGATCAGCGTCTGCAGTCGACTCCGGGAAAATTCATCTACTGCCTCATGGAGAAAGATATCTAACCTTTTTTTGCCGTCACCGGCATACGTGTAGGTAAGCACATCCTGGGATACAACCGGTTCAGTCATATAATTGCTTCATTTTTCAGAAAAAATCCGGGGATGTGTTATTTCGCAGAAGTTTTTGCCGCAATCATTTTTATCAGTTTTTCGGCCTCCGGGAAATCATTTTTCAATCCCAGGGACTTTTCCAGATACACCAACGCTTCCGACCACATTTCCTTGCCGATATATGCTCGAGCGAGGTTGAAATGAAGGATGTGATCATGGGCACTTATTTCCAATGCTTTACTATAATTGGCAATGGCTTCATCATACATTTTGTTCTGGCGCAAATCTATGCCAAAATCATTGAAAAGATGCTTATTATCCTCTTCAAAAAGAGCTTCTATCTGTGACAGCTGGCGAAATATCTCCTGAGCTTTTTCCTTATCACCCCTTTCCAGGTGTAATTTTCCCATACCGTAATAGGCCTTGACGTTTTCCTCATCGATTTTCAAGGCTGAATCATACTCAAACTCGGCACTGTTGTATTCCTTGCGTTTGAGATGCAGGTTGCCACGAGAAGCAAGCTTATCCGCCTGCGCTTTATTTCGCAGATGGCCGGCATCGAGTTTCTGGGATGGGGGGATGTAATCTTTTTTGGGCTTGCAGCGACGAAGGAACTCCTCCATTTCCACCACTTCCCTGATATTAGTCGGTTCCCCGGACATATTCAGCAGGCACATTTCCACTGTCCCGTCCGGTCGTTCTTTGGCCAGAAAAATATTCTCCCCAGTCGTCTGGCGCTTGGTAGCTCCGGTTCCCAAAGATATTTTTACCTGTTCGCTGTAATATCCACCAATTTTATCAGCTTCAGTCATCGGGTCATTCTCCTTATAACCTACGATTTAAAGCCCACCCCGCCAGAACAATAATCATAATCATCATTTCAGCTCAGCACCGGACAAATCCAGCTATTTTATCTATATTCGGCAATAATAATATTTTTTTGAGTTTTAACAGCCAAACAAAATTATCAAAGGTCATTATGGCCCGATAAAAACCGTTAAACAATCCGCGGGAGCTGCCGAAAGTAAGGATAATCCGGAACACAACCTAACCGGACACTATTTAAAAAAAGCAGAATAAAATCAAAATTATGACTACTCCCAAAACCACATTGAACCAACTGGAAGAATTTTTCCAGCAGAAAAATTCAGGAAATCTTTTTCAGCGGCTGGAGATTCCATCCCCGGATGACCCACTCTATCTTTTGTGCACCCGAATCAATCAATTTTTAGAACGACTTTCAACCCCAGCCGTTGCAAAAAACCTCCACAACCCGTTATTAACAACAATCCTGGAAAATGCCCCCTATGGAATCATCAATATCGATGCCCACGGGAACATACATTTCAGCAATCGGCTGGCTGGTTTTCTACTCGGGGAGTCAAACAAATCAGTAAACGGCTTAAATCTCATCGAAATCCTGGCAGAAAGAAAGGCCGACAGCAAAAGTCTTCGCCTGATCATTGACGGGAATCCCGGATTACAGCCACAACGGACAACTATTTCCTTACCTGACAAAGATGACTCCATCACCCTTTCTTTTACCATGATACCATACCAGGATGCTGATAGCAGTCAACAGCAGTTTTCCATTTTCATCGAGGATTTAACCGGGAAAAACGCCCTGTCAGAGACGATAGAATCCTACACCGAAAACCTGGAATCCATGGTCAAGAACAAAACCAAAGAAATTCAAGCCATGCAGCTTAAAATGATTGACGCTGAACGGACCGCCGCAATGATCAGCACGGCGGGAGGCATCGCCCATGAATTGAGGCAACCATTAACAGCCATTATCGGTGCTTCAGAGCTGCTAACTGATAATCCCAGCAAAACCCTGGGTGACCGCCAGGAAAGAAAGCTCAAGATGATTTACCACCAATCCTTGCGGATGGCAGACATTATTAAAAAGATGGAAGAACTGGTATCATATCAAACCAAAGACTATGTCACCGGGACAAAAATCCTGGATATCAATGGGGCCAGCAAGCAGCAATAAAAACATGCTGCTCACCGATACATGCTTTTTAAACGGCGCCATCTGGGGCGCCGTTGATTTTTTGGCAAACATAGCGTTAAAATTGCTTGGTTCAGACCAGGAAGAACGGGGAATATTAAAGGCTGTCTTGAAAAATGTGAATTTTTGTTTGAGTACAAGGCAGGCGAAAATTATAACCGCAGGAATATATTTCATATTTTGAGGATTATAATTTGAGCCTAACGCAGTAATCGAGCAAAAAGGCCATTTTTCAAGGTAGCCTAAAAAACCGGGGATGGAATAACCCCCGGTTTTTTTACAATTGAGAAAACCACCTGCCGGAAACCCGTCCCGGCAAACATCAAGCTCATGAAAAACCGCTATTAGCAGCACAAGAGCCCGTTGAAGATGAACTGTGGGAAATAGAGCAGGCTGTCACCTTTTTAGCCGGTTTCGGCGCCCCACACTGAGGACAGGTCAATGAGTCACCTACCTCTCCCATTTTTTGCAGCACTTCAAAACAATGACCGCATTTCTGACAACAATATTCATAAATAGGCATAAGTTATTCTCTTTCCTTAGGGTTAACCGATTATATTTATTTATCCTGGCCACCGGCCCGACAATCCATTCCCATATGTTCCACGAGAGAACTGACAATCATTTTACTGATCTCATCGCTGACCCAGTAGCGCATGGACACCCCCTCCCTGGCGGAATCAACTATGCCTTTACCTTTCAGTACGGAAAGATG contains:
- a CDS encoding energy transducer TonB, encoding MLKKKHAIYFFLLLSLLAHLGLFYYYRSWSPEMDLQKLFASTKEPTPISIIELPPEKDSPKKLEKKPINPRFLAEKNRRAEQETQLEKQIPDSGPNRINQPATPPPAPKKSVIARPKPAVKPAPKVQKQVPKVQKQVPKEPQKTAESKRRQPMGKVPISRQSKALQEARRSVSKRETPEVKKSSEAAKKLFPSYDELTQISRESAKKQRASKLPEDIDSGKSIQLNTAQFKFHSYYINLKRKIELVWEYPYLARESGLQGRLLMRFVINRDGSLAEAKVLRSSGFALLDREALRAVRDAAPFPPLPARMNSDRLVVNATFEYLLTYKTIH
- a CDS encoding FmdB family zinc ribbon protein, yielding MPIYEYRCEKCQHQFDLLQKITDEPVKECPECGGPVSKLISSTSFILKGSGWYVSDYGKGNGSKNDNGKETGSAGETGAKNEKEKESKPVAKDKAAAA
- a CDS encoding DUF167 domain-containing protein yields the protein MSLWYRESKGRLLFRVQLQPRASMNRVLGIHGDAVKISLTAPPVEGAANKMCREFLAGLLGLPKSRVEQVAGLKSRLKTFAIPEMAPALLRQKLGV
- a CDS encoding YggT family protein, with protein sequence MFVLSNLLVGFAKILDIVLSLYMWLIIARAVLSWVNPDPYNAIVRFIYQVTEPVLSRVRRMIPTYGMGMDFSPIIVFLIIMFLQSFLVKSLFDLALRLSG
- the pgeF gene encoding peptidoglycan editing factor PgeF — encoded protein: MKSKLAFGLDGSGAISYFTIDTGLPVWAAFSTRKGGISDPPYATANMAYHVGDDSLRVKENRRLLSVAVTGSEGVPVYTASQVHGCSFLAVDGTMSANELEAQPADSLITAERGILLGMMTADCLPVLLIDRQARAVAAVHAGWRGILARVVPRTMRAMEMNYGVTPADLLVLLGPCIGHCCYQVGEELIKKFAAEPPFAVDHKWHEELSGNYYLDLVRLQVLQLQELGVLPAAIKVANLCTACENFFFSYRREHGITGRQIAVVGLIG
- a CDS encoding RluA family pseudouridine synthase; this translates as MTEPVVSQDVLTYTYAGDGKKRLDIFLHEAVDEFSRSRLQTLIREGLVLVDGQARKASFLLTGGEEISLVNPAPTKPHRVFPEAIPLNIFYEDQSLLVLDKPAGLVVHPAAGNWDGTLVNALLHHCHDLAGIGGELRPGIVHRLDRDTSGVLVVAKDDFSHRHLSRQFKQHTIAREYVALVYGRIKQPKGSFASNLGRNPRDRKKMASVMRGGRRAVTHYEVLERLPATTFLRLKLETGRTHQIRVHLSEASHPLVGDQVYGKKGIERQYAGDAQLVFLRNFPRQVLHARLLGFVHPRSGEYLEFTAPVPDDLEDLLCRLRRLDLDRN
- a CDS encoding tetratricopeptide repeat protein, whose product is MTEADKIGGYYSEQVKISLGTGATKRQTTGENIFLAKERPDGTVEMCLLNMSGEPTNIREVVEMEEFLRRCKPKKDYIPPSQKLDAGHLRNKAQADKLASRGNLHLKRKEYNSAEFEYDSALKIDEENVKAYYGMGKLHLERGDKEKAQEIFRQLSQIEALFEEDNKHLFNDFGIDLRQNKMYDEAIANYSKALEISAHDHILHFNLARAYIGKEMWSEALVYLEKSLGLKNDFPEAEKLIKMIAAKTSAK
- a CDS encoding histidine kinase dimerization/phospho-acceptor domain-containing protein, which gives rise to MTTPKTTLNQLEEFFQQKNSGNLFQRLEIPSPDDPLYLLCTRINQFLERLSTPAVAKNLHNPLLTTILENAPYGIINIDAHGNIHFSNRLAGFLLGESNKSVNGLNLIEILAERKADSKSLRLIIDGNPGLQPQRTTISLPDKDDSITLSFTMIPYQDADSSQQQFSIFIEDLTGKNALSETIESYTENLESMVKNKTKEIQAMQLKMIDAERTAAMISTAGGIAHELRQPLTAIIGASELLTDNPSKTLGDRQERKLKMIYHQSLRMADIIKKMEELVSYQTKDYVTGTKILDINGASKQQ
- a CDS encoding zinc ribbon domain-containing protein: MPIYEYCCQKCGHCFEVLQKMGEVGDSLTCPQCGAPKPAKKVTACSISHSSSSTGSCAANSGFS
- a CDS encoding metalloregulator ArsR/SmtB family transcription factor; this translates as MSDQVCVRVAEILKVLGHPIRLRIVQTLLTEESCVKNIWNCLDLPQATVSQHLSVLKGKGIVDSAREGVSMRYWVSDEISKMIVSSLVEHMGMDCRAGGQDK